The Acidobacteriaceae bacterium nucleotide sequence AGCCCACCTCTCCCTTTAAACATACGGCAGCGTTCACCAGATCAGGCGAACGCGGGATGCCAATATCGGCTACCTACGTTTATGCCCCAGCTCCGGCCACTGAGCCATCATCCACGTCGTGAACATCGCAGGCCATGCCGCTTCCTCGGGAATGCCAACGGACAACCCCGAACCATGCTCCCCACGCGCAAACAGGTGGACCTCTGCGGGTACGTGGGCGTTCTTCAACGCATCGGCAAACAATACTGCATTCTGCGGGCTGATCCTTTTATCGTCCATGCTCTCGAAGAGAAAGACCGGCGGCAGTGCAGGCGTCACATTTTCTTCGCCCGACAGACGATGCTGCAGCTCCGTCAACTCGCGCCCGGCGAACCCTGCCAGCAGATGTTTATACGAGCCCGAAGGCGGCACCGCCGCAGGGTTCATCGAGATCACCGGATAGCCAAGCGCCAACAGATCAACCTTCGCCGATGCCCGATCCACTTCATCCGTAGCCGTCGCACCAAACGACTCCTCAGGATGCAGAGCAAGCGTGCTCGCCAGGTGTGCACCCGCAGAGAAACCAAGCACCGCAATGCGTGCAGGGTCTATCCCCAACCGCCGGGCCTGAGTATGAAGCAGGCGGATCGCGCGTTGCCCATCCCACATAGGAATCGGATAACGGTAGCCGCCATCGTCCTGCACCAGTCGATAACGCAGCACAACAGTTGTGATCGGCAACTCTGACGCAAAGTACTCCGCAACCGGCCGCTGCTCTTTGCCATTGGTCAATCTGTCATAACCGCCACCGGGAATAATGAGCAGCGCCGGACGGGGCTCATGCGACGCACCACCAGCATGAAAAATCTGGAGGTAAGGCACATCACGGCAGGGGTCGTCCCCCATCGCTCCCGGAGCTCTCCCTGCCCACAAAGGAACTTCCGTCGGGTCAGAGGAATCAAAGCACGGATTCTCCCTGACCCCTGAAACGGCTTCGCGCCGGTGCCTCTGCGCCCAGAGCAACGGCTGCCCCACAAAAAGCAAAAGAACAAAAGCCACGTAGTGTCGCGACATAAAACCAGATCCCTTGAAGGCAGCAATCGAAAACTCGTATTCGTCAAAATCTCAAGGTCAACGGAAGGACCCTCTCTTCAACCCTCAGCGTCCAACGAAGTTGCCACGCAAGGCATGAACGTCTCGCATCTCAAGCGATCCCATCGAGATACTCGCATTTCACGGTCATGCCCTCCAGCACCATCCAGGCAGGCAATCAATAGAAGAGGGGCAAACGAAAAGGCACGGCCGAAGCCATGCCTTTCCTTCAAACCATCTGAAGCCTAGTAAACGTCGCGCTGATAACGCTTGGCCTTTTTCATCTCACCCAGATACTCGGTCGCATGCTCCAGCGTCGAGTTTGCACCCTTCGCAATCGCATCCAGCAGAGCCGTTTCGACGTCCTTCGCCATACGCGAAGCATCGCCGCAAACGTAGAAGTGTGCTCCCTCTTCCAGCCATGCGTAGAGTTCCGCAGCGTTCTCCTGCATGCGGTCCTGCACGTAAACCTTCTTGCCCTGATCGCGCGAAAACGCCGTGTCGAGCTTGGTCAGCGTGCCATCGGCCTGCATCGCGTTCCACTGGTCTTCGTACAGGAAGTCCGAAATGCGGCGCTGTTCGCCGAAGATCAGCCAGTTCTTGCCCTTTTCGCCCAGTGCCTGACGGTGCTCCAGGAAAGCGCGGAAAGGCGCGATGCCGGTTCCGGGACCGATCATGATGACCGGAGCGTCCGTGTTTTCGGGAAGACGGAACGCATTGTTCTCGTGCAGGAAGATCGGCAGCGTTGCGTCAGCCGGAGCGCGCTCGCCCATGTGGCCCGAGCAAACGCCCTGACGATCTTCACCGTGTGCGTGGTAGCGAACGACGCGAACCGTCGTGTGCACCGCATCCGGGTGCGCCGCCTGCGAACTGGCGATCGAGTACATGCGCGGCGTCAGACGCTGCAGCACGTTGAAGAGCTCCTGCGGGTTCTGCACCGCGCCGGGGAACTGCTTGGCGAGGTCAGCAAACTCGCGGCCCCAGACGTACTCTTCTGCAGCAGCCTTGTTCTCCTGGCCGAGAAGAGCCTTCAGGTCCTCGGGAACGTTCTCGCCGAAGAGCTTGGCGTACTGGTTCACCGAACCGCGGGCCAGCTTGCCGATGCCGAGACGCGTCGTCAGCGCTTCGTGCAGAGAGATCTCTACCTTGTAGTGGTCGAGCACGCGCTCGGTACCGTTGAAACCCAGAACCTTCAGGTTCGCTTCTACCTGTGCCTCACGATTTGTGGGCACAATGCCTACGGCATCGCCAGGCGTATAGGTCATGCCCTCTTCGAGCTCTAGCTCGATGTGGATCGTTTCCTTCTCGGACTCCGGCCCGGTAAGGCGATCGTTGATGAGGACGCGCGACTGATACGGCTGATTGCGGGTGTACTTGCTGTGCGCCTTGGCCGGCGCTGCGGTTGCTGTTTCGCTCATTGTCCTTCCATTGTAAAACGCAAAAACGCCCCAAACCTCGCATCTGAGGCGGTTTTTGCCCTGCTGAAACCACCACCTATCGTTTGGCGAAGGAAGAAATTGCCCCAGAAATGGCTCCCGTGACACTCTCAGGCAGGAACCTGAGCCGATCAGGCCAATCCCACCCCCGCAAGGACCACGGAAACTGCAGCAAAAAACGTAAAAGGTCGCAGATCCTTTGGGATCTGCGACCTTTTACGTTTGTGCGTTTTAGTGGGCCTGACTTGCCGTCCGCTTCCTTGCGGAGAAGCGTGCAACAAGCTCTGGAACCAGTAGCACGACGGAAAGAATCGTCGTGATCATGCCTCCGACAACAACACGTGCCAGAGGCTGCTGGGCCTGCGCTCCGATGCCGTTCATGATGGCTGCCGGCAACAGACCCAGCCCCGCAGAGAAGCACGCCATCAGCACCGGGCGCAGTTCGTCCATCGCGCCTTCGCGCAAAGCCTCCGGCCCCGGATGCTTACGTTGATGCTGACGAATGCCGCTCAAGAACACGACCGAGGCCAGCGTTGCCACGCCTGTCAGCGAGGTGAAACCGACAGCCGCCGAAATACTGAACGGCGTATGCGTCACGAGCAAGGCCATGATCCCGCCGATGGCGCAAAACGGCAGTGATATCAGCACGATGATCGCATCAGACCAGGACTGGAACTGCAGATAAAGCAGCAGGAAGATCACAACGAGGCTGATCGGAATCACGATAGCCAGTCGTTGCTGCTCCTTCTGCAACGAATCAAACTCTCCAGCCCAGCTCAGGGAGTAGCCCGCAGGAAGCTGGATCTTCTGATCCAGCTGATGCTTCAGGTCCTCGATCGTGGCTGCGAGGTCACGCTCTCGAACGCTGAACTTGATGGGAATGTAGCGACGTCCACCCTCACGATAGATCATGAAACTGCCTTCGCGGACACCGATATCGGCTACCTGAGACAGAGCCACATGTCCTCCATCGGGCGTTGGCAACTGGATGCGACCGATAGCGTCGGGATCATTTCTCGACGCATCCGGGAAACGCACCGTGACGTCGAAGCGACGGTCGCCTTCGATGAGTTGCGTTACCGCAGAACCACCCACCGCCGCCTGAATCGTCGCATTTACGTCGGCAACCGAAATGCCATAACGCGCCGCGTTCGCACGATTTACGGCAACGATCAGGTTTGGCTGGCCGTTCACCTTGAAGACGCCTGCATCCGCAACGCCACGCACGCCTTCCATGACGTGAACGATGTTGTCGGCAACACGACTCAGCTCTCCGAGGTCATCGCCGAAAAGCTTCACGGAGTTCTCTCCCTTCACGCCGCTCATCGCTTCTTCCACGTTGTCCTGAATCGTCTGCGAGAAGCCGAAGACGACTCCGGGATACTTCGCAAACTTCTTCTGCATCTGCTCGATGAGCTTCTCCTTGTTGCCGCGGACGTCTGCAGGCCACTGGTCGGAAGGTTTCAGAGAGACGCCGAACTCGGCGTTATTGAAGGTCGTCACATCGGTTCCATCATCAGGACGGCCGATCTGCGAAACAACCTGCGTAACCTCAGGAAACGCGCGAATTTCATCACGAATCTGATCCGCAAAGCCAGCCGACTTTTCGAATGAAATGTCCTGAGGCAACGTCGCGCGAATCCACAGATTGCCCTCTTCGAGCGGCGGCATAAACTCGCCGCCAATGGCAAAGAAGAAGATTGAGCCTGCGGCGACGATCGCGATGATCGCCGTAATCCACATACGTCTTGGGTGCCGCAGTGTGTGGTCAAGCAAGCGAGCATAATGACGGCTGAAGAAACGACTTACCGGCGTTCCCTCTTCCTTTGCAGGCTCATCGCTCTCTTCCACCTTTGGCGCGAAAACGGCGCTCAGTACAGGAGCAAACACGATAGCGAAGATGAGCGCCCCCGTGAGTGCAAAGCCGTACGTTACCGACATGGGGGAGAAGATTTTGCCGGGGACGCCCTCCATGGTGAAAAGCGGGATGAACGCAACAAGAATGATGAGCGTGGAGAACAAGACCGGCCGCGCTGCATCCCCTACACCCTGCAGAATGGAGTTCTCCGCCAACTCGCCCGGCTTGCGACGAGAGAGCCTGCGGAAGATGTTCTCCAGCACGACGATTGAAGCATCCACAAGAATGCCGAAGTCGATTGCACCGATGGAGATGAGGTTCGCGGGGCGCCCTGCCAGCACCATCATGGAAAAGGAGAACAGAACAGCGAACGGAATCGTCGCTGCGGCAATGATCGTGGTGCGCACATCCCCAAGCATGAGCAGAAGGATGAGCGTCACAAGCGCAAGGCCGGTCAGAATGACATGCTTCACCGTATGCGTCGTTTGGTCAATGAGCGTGGTGCGGTCATAGATTGTGTCGACATGCATGCCCGGTGGCAGCAGGGTTCCTGTGTTCAGCTCATGAATTTTCTTCTTGAGTCCATCGAGAGCGGGCAGGCTCTCTTCGCCCTTCTGTAGAAGGACGATGCCTTCCACAATGTCCTTCTGTCCGTTGCGACCTATCTTGCCGAGCCTCGGCTGAAAGCCTTCGCTCACCGTGGCAACATCGCTCACCAGCACAGGCGTGCCAGCCTTTGATGCGATTACAATGTTCTGAATATCCGCAATGCTATGCAGCAGCCCGAGAGAGCGAACGTTGATGCTCTGCTCACCCATGGTCATATAGTTGCCACCGGCGTTCGCGTTGCTGTTCTGCAAAGCTGTTACGAGTTGCGGCAACGTGACCCCGTAGGCCAGCAGCTTATTGGGATCAGGCTCCACTTGATACTGCTTCGTCGTGCCACCAAAGGTTGTGATGTCGATGACACCAGGAACCTGGCGCAGTTCTCGGCGAACGAGCCAATCCTGCGTCGCCTTCAAATCGTTGAGCGAGTATGGGCCGGAGAGTTGATAGCGGTAGATCTCTCCGATGGGCGACCACGGAGAGAGTTGCGGCTGCAACCCGTTCGGCAACTGCAACGTCTGTAGACGATCCAGCACTTCCTGGCGATCATGAAAGAGATCGCTGGAGAAGCGGAAGTAGAGCTTCACATCACTCAGACCAAAGATGCTGATGGAACGCACCTGCTCCAACTCAGGCGTTCCATTCAACGCAAGTTCGATAGGCGCAGTAACCTGCTGTTCCATCTCTTCGGCAGACCACGCAGGATTCTGCGTGATCACTTCCACCAGCGGAGGCGAAGGGTCGGGGTACGCTTCAATGTCGAGCTTCAGTGAGCCATAAATACCTGCGGCCAGAGCCGCGACCAGCAGGATGAGAACGACGGTGCGATAACGGAGGAGGGCCTGCACAAAGGATGTCATTGATCAGTCTCCTGCCGGTTCGCGCAGATACGCTGCGCCCTTGGTGACGACACGATCGCCATTCTGTAAGCCCGAGAGGATTTCAATGCGATCTCCGATGCTGGCTCCCGTCTTCACCGTCTTCGTCACGTACTTACCGTCTCCGGCAGGAACGTACACCACGGTCGAGTCGCCATCATGCAGAACGGCAGACTGCGGCAACATGAGTCTGGTCTGAGCGGGTTGTGCCACGGAGAGCGTGGCAAACATGGCCGGCTTCAGCTTATGGCCCGGATTCTGCAGCACCACACGAACTTTCAATGCGTGGGTTCCGGGGTCAAAGGAATCTCCAACATTCGCGACCGTGCCCGTAAACGTCTGTCCCGGATACGCGCTGAAGGTGATGCTGACGACGTCGTGCAGATGGATAGAGTGCAGGTCCTGCTCAAAGACATCGCCCGTTACCCAGACCTGATCCAGGTTGGCTACCGTTGCGATTCCATTGGTGGTTTCGAGCGAGCGCTGCATCTCGCCGGTCGCCGTTCCGACATCAAGAACGGTGCCGGTGATCGGCGCCGTGATCGTAGCAATATCGCTGGTACCGTTCTCTGAAAAGCCGAGTTCGTGCACACGCTGGCGCGCCCGCTCCTGCTCGGAGTGCGCTGCAGCATCGGTTGCCTGCAACTCCTGCAAGTCAGCCTGCGAGAGCACGTCATGAGACGCCAGCAGTTTGCCGCGTTCGAGAGCACGGTCTGAGCGCAACGCTTCAATCTTTGCCTTCTCAAAGTCCGAGCGAGCCTGCGCCACATCGCCGCTCTGCAGCGTTGCAACAGCCTGCCCCTTACGAACTTCCTGGCCGGGCACGAGTGAGAGACTCAACAAGCGCCCGCTGAGAGGAGCGTAGATATGAACGACCTTCTGAGGGTCTGCTTCTACGCGCCCCGGCAGATGAAGCTGGTCACTCGACGTCTCTGCGTGAATGGTGTTGACCGTGAGATTGATCTTTGGCTGCGCAGCTTCAGGAGCCGAGGCAGCATGCTTGCACCCTGTCGCCGAGAGCATCAGGCAAGCGGCAGCAAACGAGTAAGTGGACAATGCGGACAATTTCATGGAGTGACCTCGATATGAGCTGCGGCATCAAGCTGTTCGGCTGCGAGCAGCAGCTGAAGACGAGCGTTGAGAGCGGCAAGATTTACCTGGCGATAGTCGGAAAGAGCACTGAGATAGTCGAGCAACGTGGAGTTTCCGTGGCGATAGCTGAACTCGAGGTTGTCTCGCACGCTGGAAGCTTCGGCAAGATACTTCTCTCGGTAGCGGGCATCCTGTCCCAGCGCCGTTCGATAAGCAGCCCACGACGAATCCACGTCAGCAAGCACCTGGTTACGAGTAGCGATCAAAGCCAGACGGCTGCTCTCAAGCTCATGCTGCGCTCGAACCTTCTCCCCCTGATTGCGATCAAAAAGCCGTAGAGGGATGTTGATGCTGCCGCCAACCGAGTTGGCGTTTCCACTGCGTTCGTACTCGCCTTCAAGAGTTGGGTCAGCCGTTCCATTCGCCTGCGCCAACTTCAAGCCCGCAGCGTTGGCATCAATCTGCGCCTGCGCCGCTTTCAGGTCCGGACGTTCCTGAATAGCCCTGTTATGAAGTTCGTCGAGAGTCAGCGTCTCGGTCTGCGGCTCCAGAGATCCCTGAATCGCAAAAGCTTCCTGCGGGGCAGCAACACCTATCAGCGTCTGCAGTGCAATGCTGCTTTGCTGCAGAACTAGCCGGGCGTTGTCCGCATCGTTTTCAAAACCGACGAGTTGCAGCTCGACCCGATCGAAGTCCGTGCGGTCCATGTCTCCGGCCCCAAGTCGAAACTTCATGAGGCTGACAGTCTTTTCATAACTCGCAAGGTTCTGCTGAGCGATATCCAGATCCGCCTGCGCATAGAGCATTCGAGAGAACGACTGGCAAACGCTGAGGTCTGTCTGTCGCCGTTGATCCGCAAGCTGCTGCACAGTGAGTGCGGTCGTTGAGCGAGCACTTTGAAGGCGCCATTCGCGCTTGTTGCCTCGCTCGAACAAACGCTGCACCCCCGCTTGATAGAAGTCAGGACCGTTCGGATCGTTCGGCCCCAGCGACAACATTTGCCCACCCAGCACAGCGGTCGGGTTCTGACGCAACCCGGCAGTGACCTCACCGGCACGAACAGCGTTGGCATGTTCGGTACCCGAGAGCAACGTGGGGTTCATGCGGTGAGCTGCGTCGAGCACCTGCAGAAGGGACAAAGGCGGAGTGTCGCCCGCAGCTGCGCGCGCAGTAATAGAAGAAGGTAACGTCGCCATGATCGGCGGCGCGGACGATTGTGCACCCGCTACCGACACAGCGGCGAGCAGATACACCAAAGGCAAGGACTTGCGCACGAGGCACACCTCCCACTGGTAAGCGCATAAATAGCGCATGAAATTTTCAGAATGAATGGGCTCTATGCAGTCAGAGCAGGCGGAGGCCGTAAACAGAGCGCACGGGTGCTCCAGGCAGCATAGGCGCTGCGACGCGTTTTCCGAGCAGGCTTCAGAACCACAAGCAGTGCAAGGCACGCTACAAGCCTTATAAAGGCAAATAGGATCGGGACAATTTCTAAGGCGGAGGCCGCGCCTTCAATGGCAAGGTGCCACGTCTGCGCCGCAACAGGCAGAGCTGCCTGTCGGGCCTCAAGAAGATCGTCGCTGACAGAGATAAGAGGAAGCAGGAACAGGCATAGAGCCGTGACCAGCAAGAAGGCCGAACGCCTGGAGACACGTAGGTGCTCCTGCCGTCCAGCACGCCAGGTGAAGGCCAATAGCGCTAAAGAAACCAGCGCCCAAACGCAATTGGAAGCAAGCTCCACGATCCTGCGCTTAGTGTACCGTCAAGCCTCGTGCGGAGCGCAAGTATCCTTGCGTCTCTCAGCCGCTGCGAACGCCCGTGTACTCAAGCAATAGAAAACATGGAGCACACGGGCAGAGCATACTTCTGCGGCCTACTGCAACGTAAGTTCACGCACCACGGGAAGGCTCTGGGAGCCGTCCAGCCAGAGTGCTCGCGAAGGCGAAACAATATAGAGCACGCCAGAGGAGATTCCCGTAAGCGCCACGCGACCGTTCGTTGCGCCTGTCGCGGTGTATGTCGTGCTGACATCGGGGACCGTTGTTCCAGTAATGGATTGGTCCAGCGAGGTAACGAGACTGCTGGAGCTAACGGTGGCCAGCCCCGACTCGGTGACCACCTGCGTGGTTGCCGGAGCCTGTGTTCCCAAAGCATATGCTCCGCTCAAAGATAACGTCGTGCCGCTGAGCTGTGGCTCAAGAACACCCTGTCCTCCCGAAACCGCGTAGTCCAGATAGAACCCCTGCCCTGCGCCCGCGAAGTAGAAAACATAGCTCGTGCCAGTGCAGTTTGTGCATCCCGAAAGCCCTGCCGGCGCCAGGATAATGCTCGCTCTGCCATTGGGTACCACGCTGTAGGTTCCGGTCAGAGCCACCTGGGCCACTACACCGCTGGCACTGCGATCGGAGGTTCCGGTAATGCTGCCGGCACCATCGAACGTGAGCAGGCCTATCTGTACATCCGGGAAGTAACTCGGCGTGCTCGTGACACCAAGCTTGGTCTCGCTATACACACTGCTCGCCCCCAGCGAGGCTGCAGTGAAGTTGCCATTCGTGATCGTCTGTACCAAAGCGTCCCCGGACAGCAGAGCTTGTGCAGAACTGCCAGATGCAGCGTCTGTCGAAAGCAATACAAGCTGCGAGGCAGAGACGACATACACCACAAAGTGCAGCGAGCCTGTTGCGGTCGTAAGCGTCAGCGTGCCGCGCCCGTTGCTTCCTACGGTGAACGCGCCAGCCGTAGAGGTAACAGGCGTCGCGCTCGCGCTGGTGACAAACTCGCTACTGCTCACCACACCAGCCGCGCTTAGTTGCAGCTCACCAACCAAACCACTCTTCGTCCGAGCCGCAGCAGAGCTGTTTGCGCTCCAGCCAGATAAACCAAACGCAAATCCGTTAGCCAGCGAAGCCTGCGTAAACGCGCCTGAGGTCTGCTTGTAGAAGCGGCCCGCGAGTCGAACGCCAGTAGCATCGAACTCCAGCAGGCTGCCGCCCGTGGCCACTCCGTTCGAGAGCCCGCTTGTCGTCAAGACATACGACGAAGAACCAGCGGAACTTGCAAGAGTGACCTGGCCGCGCCCGTCCGAACCCACCGCAAACGTTGAAGCGGTAAGGGCCACATTCGTGGACGCTGAGGCCAAAGCAGAGCCGTTGCTATCCGCGGTGCCAGCGGTAATATGACCGTTGCCATCGGCCGTAAAACTGCCCACAGTCGTCGCGGGAAGCCCACTAACATCGAAGCCTGTCAACTCGAAAGCATACTGACCGTTCAACTCGCTATCGCCTGCTGATCCACGCGAAGGGTTGACCGTAAACGTCATCGCCTGCGTTCCCGTAGCGCCAAGCGAATCAGTCGCCTGCACCACGACGTTCGCATACGGGCTTCCCGTATTGCTGGTCGGAACGCCGCTGATAGCTCCCGTACTCGCATTGATGCTGAGCCCGGCAGGAAGAGCGCTTCCTGTCGATGCGATGGAGAAGGTGTAAGGCGTGGTGCCACCAACAGCCGTCACCAGGAAGTCGAATGGCAAATCAACCTCGCCAGTAGCACTGTTTGCCGAAGTGATCTGTGTACTGACGACGGAAAGCGTAAGCGTCTGAGTTGCAGAAGTCTGCGTGCCCACGGTTACGGCAACACCGAGGGTATAGCTCGCAACAGTTGTTGGCGTACCTGAAAGCAGACCGCTGCTGCTCAAGGTGATCGTGGACGGCAACGAGCCTGACACAATCGACCAGGTCACGCTACTTCCACTGACCCCACCACTGTACGCAAGCTGCTGGCTGTAGGCCACATTGATATTTCCCGTCGGCAGCGTCGTAGTCGTCACAACAACCGGAGTAACCACGTTCAGCGTGAAAGAAACGCTAGCAGACGTCTGCCCTCCAACCGTCACAGCAACAGCAAACGTATAGCTCCCCGCAACAGCAGGCGTTCCTGCAATAAGACCAGCCGAACTGAACGTAAGCCCTGAGCCAGAGGGCAGCGAACCGCTTGTGATCGACCAGACCACCGTCCCCGT carries:
- a CDS encoding alpha/beta hydrolase is translated as MWAGRAPGAMGDDPCRDVPYLQIFHAGGASHEPRPALLIIPGGGYDRLTNGKEQRPVAEYFASELPITTVVLRYRLVQDDGGYRYPIPMWDGQRAIRLLHTQARRLGIDPARIAVLGFSAGAHLASTLALHPEESFGATATDEVDRASAKVDLLALGYPVISMNPAAVPPSGSYKHLLAGFAGRELTELQHRLSGEENVTPALPPVFLFESMDDKRISPQNAVLFADALKNAHVPAEVHLFARGEHGSGLSVGIPEEAAWPAMFTTWMMAQWPELGHKRR
- a CDS encoding oxidoreductase, with amino-acid sequence MSETATAAPAKAHSKYTRNQPYQSRVLINDRLTGPESEKETIHIELELEEGMTYTPGDAVGIVPTNREAQVEANLKVLGFNGTERVLDHYKVEISLHEALTTRLGIGKLARGSVNQYAKLFGENVPEDLKALLGQENKAAAEEYVWGREFADLAKQFPGAVQNPQELFNVLQRLTPRMYSIASSQAAHPDAVHTTVRVVRYHAHGEDRQGVCSGHMGERAPADATLPIFLHENNAFRLPENTDAPVIMIGPGTGIAPFRAFLEHRQALGEKGKNWLIFGEQRRISDFLYEDQWNAMQADGTLTKLDTAFSRDQGKKVYVQDRMQENAAELYAWLEEGAHFYVCGDASRMAKDVETALLDAIAKGANSTLEHATEYLGEMKKAKRYQRDVY
- a CDS encoding CusA/CzcA family heavy metal efflux RND transporter, producing the protein MTSFVQALLRYRTVVLILLVAALAAGIYGSLKLDIEAYPDPSPPLVEVITQNPAWSAEEMEQQVTAPIELALNGTPELEQVRSISIFGLSDVKLYFRFSSDLFHDRQEVLDRLQTLQLPNGLQPQLSPWSPIGEIYRYQLSGPYSLNDLKATQDWLVRRELRQVPGVIDITTFGGTTKQYQVEPDPNKLLAYGVTLPQLVTALQNSNANAGGNYMTMGEQSINVRSLGLLHSIADIQNIVIASKAGTPVLVSDVATVSEGFQPRLGKIGRNGQKDIVEGIVLLQKGEESLPALDGLKKKIHELNTGTLLPPGMHVDTIYDRTTLIDQTTHTVKHVILTGLALVTLILLLMLGDVRTTIIAAATIPFAVLFSFSMMVLAGRPANLISIGAIDFGILVDASIVVLENIFRRLSRRKPGELAENSILQGVGDAARPVLFSTLIILVAFIPLFTMEGVPGKIFSPMSVTYGFALTGALIFAIVFAPVLSAVFAPKVEESDEPAKEEGTPVSRFFSRHYARLLDHTLRHPRRMWITAIIAIVAAGSIFFFAIGGEFMPPLEEGNLWIRATLPQDISFEKSAGFADQIRDEIRAFPEVTQVVSQIGRPDDGTDVTTFNNAEFGVSLKPSDQWPADVRGNKEKLIEQMQKKFAKYPGVVFGFSQTIQDNVEEAMSGVKGENSVKLFGDDLGELSRVADNIVHVMEGVRGVADAGVFKVNGQPNLIVAVNRANAARYGISVADVNATIQAAVGGSAVTQLIEGDRRFDVTVRFPDASRNDPDAIGRIQLPTPDGGHVALSQVADIGVREGSFMIYREGGRRYIPIKFSVRERDLAATIEDLKHQLDQKIQLPAGYSLSWAGEFDSLQKEQQRLAIVIPISLVVIFLLLYLQFQSWSDAIIVLISLPFCAIGGIMALLVTHTPFSISAAVGFTSLTGVATLASVVFLSGIRQHQRKHPGPEALREGAMDELRPVLMACFSAGLGLLPAAIMNGIGAQAQQPLARVVVGGMITTILSVVLLVPELVARFSARKRTASQAH
- a CDS encoding efflux RND transporter periplasmic adaptor subunit → MKLSALSTYSFAAACLMLSATGCKHAASAPEAAQPKINLTVNTIHAETSSDQLHLPGRVEADPQKVVHIYAPLSGRLLSLSLVPGQEVRKGQAVATLQSGDVAQARSDFEKAKIEALRSDRALERGKLLASHDVLSQADLQELQATDAAAHSEQERARQRVHELGFSENGTSDIATITAPITGTVLDVGTATGEMQRSLETTNGIATVANLDQVWVTGDVFEQDLHSIHLHDVVSITFSAYPGQTFTGTVANVGDSFDPGTHALKVRVVLQNPGHKLKPAMFATLSVAQPAQTRLMLPQSAVLHDGDSTVVYVPAGDGKYVTKTVKTGASIGDRIEILSGLQNGDRVVTKGAAYLREPAGD
- a CDS encoding TolC family protein, coding for MRKSLPLVYLLAAVSVAGAQSSAPPIMATLPSSITARAAAGDTPPLSLLQVLDAAHRMNPTLLSGTEHANAVRAGEVTAGLRQNPTAVLGGQMLSLGPNDPNGPDFYQAGVQRLFERGNKREWRLQSARSTTALTVQQLADQRRQTDLSVCQSFSRMLYAQADLDIAQQNLASYEKTVSLMKFRLGAGDMDRTDFDRVELQLVGFENDADNARLVLQQSSIALQTLIGVAAPQEAFAIQGSLEPQTETLTLDELHNRAIQERPDLKAAQAQIDANAAGLKLAQANGTADPTLEGEYERSGNANSVGGSINIPLRLFDRNQGEKVRAQHELESSRLALIATRNQVLADVDSSWAAYRTALGQDARYREKYLAEASSVRDNLEFSYRHGNSTLLDYLSALSDYRQVNLAALNARLQLLLAAEQLDAAAHIEVTP
- a CDS encoding Ig domain-containing protein, giving the protein MSLPRVIVPEGTGGFMHTVCHSFFRVRSAGHALFACLLVSVLALGASSCSDGGTGGASLTALSVGGSQSLDTGQSTTVTATITNDGTPGGATFTVTGGGTLGTATTAASGQTKKISIPYTAPAMATTATVTATSVASPSLSYPVVITVTAAPVITTTSLASGVVGTAYSATPVVTGGAGTLKWSITSGTLPAGITLNAASGVLSGTPTAAVSSTFTLAVTDSATTPVTAVQTLTLTVASAPPTVTPVTLASGVTGTAYSQQLAYTGGGTGTVVWSITSGSLPSGSGLTFSSAGLIAGTPAVAGSYTFAVAVTVGGQTSASVSFTLNVVTPVVVTTTTLPTGNINVAYSQQLAYSGGVSGSSVTWSIVSGSLPSTITLSSSGLLSGTPTTVASYTLGVAVTVGTQTSATQTLTLSVVSTQITSANSATGEVDLPFDFLVTAVGGTTPYTFSIASTGSALPAGLSINASTGAISGVPTSNTGSPYANVVVQATDSLGATGTQAMTFTVNPSRGSAGDSELNGQYAFELTGFDVSGLPATTVGSFTADGNGHITAGTADSNGSALASASTNVALTASTFAVGSDGRGQVTLASSAGSSSYVLTTSGLSNGVATGGSLLEFDATGVRLAGRFYKQTSGAFTQASLANGFAFGLSGWSANSSAAARTKSGLVGELQLSAAGVVSSSEFVTSASATPVTSTAGAFTVGSNGRGTLTLTTATGSLHFVVYVVSASQLVLLSTDAASGSSAQALLSGDALVQTITNGNFTAASLGASSVYSETKLGVTSTPSYFPDVQIGLLTFDGAGSITGTSDRSASGVVAQVALTGTYSVVPNGRASIILAPAGLSGCTNCTGTSYVFYFAGAGQGFYLDYAVSGGQGVLEPQLSGTTLSLSGAYALGTQAPATTQVVTESGLATVSSSSLVTSLDQSITGTTVPDVSTTYTATGATNGRVALTGISSGVLYIVSPSRALWLDGSQSLPVVRELTLQ